From Quercus lobata isolate SW786 chromosome 11, ValleyOak3.0 Primary Assembly, whole genome shotgun sequence:
tccaaacaatatgatttgtagagagtgggtttggaaaaggctagaccttggtcgttgggcaacgGTTTTGTCAGGATTTTCGTGGAAGCCCATCCAAAGATGGGTTTGGCCTGAGTGGCTAAGCCTTACGCGAATGGGgtgtgaagatctatctcctcggaattggtccgaggagcgtctcgtCCTCACCATCCTCCTTTTTATGAGTTCGTTCTCCCCCTCCTCTCTGGTTCCTGGCCGCCCCCCTGTCAATGCgacgagcttcccttttatactagtattttctTCCCACTCTTAACCCACGTGTCCGTTTCTCATTGTTCagggtggttacttgtcttatcaatcctcacgtcagagtggttggggaagGCTGGATAGCAAGATATGAGTGTGGGTTCgtcaggcgatgggctccacattaaggcgttGGCAACCTTCCCCCTTGTGCTTATCTTAtactgaatttgtccttttcttcaggcctTTCTGTAAGACGTTGGGCATAAAGTcttcctcggccacatccttggaccTTCGAGAAGCTTTCATTGCGCGTCCTTAGCAAtaaggctcctcggcctgggcttgggcttctaatacaaagtgggctgggaccccaaatttcgggccccacaaaaataattgtcatacaaaatctattaaattttaaacaattgtaagataaataaacaattgtaaaaCATTCCTAACGATCAATCATCAAAGGAAgagattaatctatatatacataaagtttagaaaattaatttgattcctcaaaataaattgagaaaataaattttaacttaTCTTTCTATATTCTTctagttatttaaaatttggatttatgataaaacttaaattttgaaCTATGAAAATGCAAGAAATGAAGGAGAAATAAATAATGGACGTTTTACAACTTTAGTGTCAtacatgatattttattattattttgtgtaaaattttaattccactTGCTTAGCCtgaaatgaaaggaaagaaatttggataagtaaagaaaaaaaaattgaatattggTCAAAAGTGTAAACAGGTTTGGTGGCATTTATTTCGTGTAGGCTCATTGTTTAAAGTGGGATGAGTTGTTTGAGTAACAccacaaaatttcacaatatttttacaataaattgaGGTGTTAGTACATtattagtcaaaataaaataaaatatattaattctgAGATctattccaactaaaaataagactattgtgaaattttattgtgtttctaAACTTTCTCAATTAGAaatatgcattttatttatttatcatttcatGTCAGGAGTACGATTTGAGAGAAgatgtttcttttctattttaactttAGGAGTACAACTCAACTTTATCAATATATGAAAGACTTTTTTGGGAGGAGTCAAGAAGGCAAACCCTCCCCCCCTCCTGGTTATTATGCACTGATCTCTATAGGATTTGAACACATGATAACTTTCGGACACATATCGACATCATATTTATCTAGTCTAGTGCATTGGACCAAGTTGTATACTTGGATAGCAAGACTTGATGACATCCACaataatacttttatttaagccaatcacaaaaaatatatctccaatatcttcctttttttctttttctttttttttaaaaaaaattagaataactGTGAAAAAGTTGTGTGAGTGGACTGATTGGTTTCCTTTACTTAATACTTAATAATACTAACTTATAAGACCACCCTTCTCACCTAACAAAAGCGAGTAAGTGACCCATTTCAACACTTTGTATTTCATAGCTTTGTTTGAGAACCTTCACCGAGCTTTGTTTACTTCCATGGCGGATTGGTCTCAGCTCCCCCGAGATCTCTTACACCTAATAGCCAAACGCCTCAAGAGCCGCATCGATCTCCTCCGCCTCCGCTCCATTTGCTCTTCATGGCGCTCCTCTATTGCTCTTACACCCAAACAACACCGTCACACCCCAATTCCCACCACAGACGACTCCAAATCCACCCTCAGTCTCGACCTATCCGAACACACCGTTTATCTTATCGAATCACAACAAGAAGGGTCTCCTCCAAAACGCTGGTTGGTCAAGGTTTTCGAAGACCAACATGGTCGAATGCACTTGCTTGACCCACTTTCAAGCTCCAAGGTTGTCGGATTCGACAACTTGTTATTGGATTTGAGAGAGTTTAAAGTGTTTGAGAACATGTTCTTCATCGTACCGCAACGTATGGAGTCCATGAACCTTGGAGGAGTCGTCCAGTTGTCGAGGTTGACAAGGTTGCTCTCATGTGTGTGGGCCCAGAAAACAATGATTTTGCGTTGGTGACCCCACATCGAgatggtggaggtggaggaTTGGCTTTCTTCAATTCGAGAATCCAGCAATGGATTACTATTGGGTCCCACCCTGCCACGTCATCATGCATAGCAGTGACTCACTTTGAGGGAAAGTTCTATGCTGTGGATACCAAAGGAAGAACAATTAGTATTGACCAATTTTTAGATTCAAAAGTGGTCACTAATTTGGGGTCTGATGCGTACATGAAGTACTTAGTTGAAGCAGGTGGTGAATTGTTGGTGGTTGAAGCATATCTTCCTTTTCCTAATGCTGAGGGACTCATTGGCAGTGAGAGCCATAGGGGTTTGTGTATTGATTATTTTGAGGTCTCTAAGTTGAACAAAGAAGGGGATAAATGGGTTAAGGTCAACAGCTTGGGGGATTGGGTGTTGTTTTTGGGAATTTATTCTTCGTTTTCTGTGTTAGCTTCTGAGCTTCCAGGCTGCAAGGGGAATTGCATAGTTGTGACTCAGCCAAGGTGGAAAGAATTTAATCTGGATGGTCATGATACGTATGTAGTTGAATTGGAAAGTGGTAGATCTGGACCTTTGGGGAATTACCCAGATTTTTCCAAGTTGTTGTTTCCTGGTGGTATGGGTACTTCTTCCACTTGAATTTAAAGTTGGAAGTAAGTGTTTGTTCTTTGTATTATTATATGCATGTAAGGTAACTTTTCGCTATTTTCCTCGGGTTTATGGCTTGGCATTTTCATCACAAGCATTCGGCATCAGTTcatacaaatttatttatttattttatctctctttatgtataatataaaaaataaatttgtatatgaacatgtataatataaaaaataaatttgtatatgCACAGTAATAATGTATATTTGCAAAGTAGTCGGTTTTAGTAGCTAGAATGCCATTTTACATGAactaatgtgggtgttttttggtATTGGCTTGGCAAATTATGAGGCTTATGCTATTTTAGATGGACaagtgtttgttttttttattattttctttgctGTGTGCTGTTGTATATGTTGTTGTTATTTCAATTACTTCTCCCCCTCTCAAATTACAtaatcaaaagcaaaagcagCTTTAATAATCTATTGTAAAGATACTTTAGATAAATCATCCAAAGAAATTTGTGAGCCTAtggctaaaagaaaaaaaatgcaacactCTACTCATTGcaatattttcttgaaatcAGCTGGTTCAAATCCTCGAAAAGGCCCACATATGGGAACTGAATCAGGCTTGCATACCCACAAGTAAAGTGGCTTCCACAGAAACTTTAAGACCTGAagaggttttagggttttagagaAGCGTTCCTCCTTCTATGGCaattatgataataataaaatgaattagACTTTTGGTGGCCAATTATAGTACGCAAAGAGAAttccaattataaaaaaatgaagcagTTAGAACCTAGAAGTTAGAACCCTAGTTAAAAtgttaaacaacaaaaaattatcaaaaaaaatgttttttttttcatcaatataATAGTCACAACAATTAAGAAGAGAAATTAGAATCCTAAATATTTTCGTTAGAAACACCTTGAAGTGTTTGTTGAACTACAAAATTCTTGTCAACAACAAttgtattttcaatttcttatcTCTTTTGAGTGGACCCGATGCATAGCTTTAGAACCCAATTACTTGAAACAAAACTCTATCTTTCtctttagagaaaaaaaaaaaaaaattctagaacttAGTCAAATAGAGTATATAGGAAGAAGCCCATTCCTGAATAATGTAGCTAATTAGCCTATTACGTTAAGGCCCGAGGATCCTTTATGCGTACCAAACAAAGACTAGGAGTACTATAAAAGAATCGGAGATTCCTAATCTTTCTTCTATCTTTCGTTCCAACTCCCAACCTTACCTTTTAACCTTTATTATTCATAatgattgttctttattatgaagctaagatatcaattaatttatgGTGTAAACGAGATCTACACTCCAGATCTCTTgatataaaacaatattttattgccCCTTGTtatgatgagaaatttgattaaaaCACATCGTGGTTGGTGAAAGATGGAAATTATACACGATTATTGAACATCCATTGGACCTTTGCAAAACTATTAAATACCAAGCCATTGTAGGTAGGAATTATGGGTTCTAGTTATCTTAACTAGTGAAGTCTTTTgtccaaaaaccaattggtgtcttaaCTTGATAATAAGAACTATCATCATAGAGTAGACACTATATGTCTGAATTCTATTGTgtgtctataaaaaaaaaaaaatgcgaaaacattattttggtctttatattttgtggccacaatcaatttggtcccaacattttggtagcaatcaatttggttcctaccGTTTGATTTGGATGTGTTATTTCAACAAGTAATTTATTCATAAGCAagtaaatatattttcttttgcagATTGTAGTGAAAGTGCCAGGTGGGTCAAGCAAGAAGTGGAACTTGATCTTCTGAGATGGTTTTGTGGGGGATACAATCACAGATGGAGTAGTATAGTAGGCAAGAGAGTGCTCAAATCTAATGGATCCTAAAGATATCTTGACCAACAGAGTTCAAATTTGGAAGATATATACTCGCACCATGTGGTGTGCCTGGCTCACGAATTTCTTTCAATGATGTATAGTTACAGTTAAAATATTATA
This genomic window contains:
- the LOC115967131 gene encoding F-box protein SKIP23-like, which produces MADWSQLPRDLLHLIAKRLKSRIDLLRLRSICSSWRSSIALTPKQHRHTPIPTTDDSKSTLSLDLSEHTVYLIESQQEGSPPKRWLVKVFEDQHGRMHLLDPLSSSKVVGFDNLLLDLREFKVFENMFFIVPQQNNDFALVTPHRDGGGGGLAFFNSRIQQWITIGSHPATSSCIAVTHFEGKFYAVDTKGRTISIDQFLDSKVVTNLGSDAYMKYLVEAGGELLVVEAYLPFPNAEGLIGSESHRGLCIDYFEVSKLNKEGDKWVKVNSLGDWVLFLGIYSSFSVLASELPGCKGNCIVVTQPRWKEFNLDGHDTYVVELESGRSGPLGNYPDFSKLLFPGGMGTSST